In Anaeromicrobium sediminis, one DNA window encodes the following:
- a CDS encoding demethylmenaquinone methyltransferase: protein MAKKQMNKEEKVYETFQTISKDYDKLNDIISFNMHKRWKRDTIKELDVVENSKMLDVCCGTGDFSLMLSLERDKKIRVTGLDFSENMISVAREKKEKLKLDNVEFVHGNAMELPFKDNTFDHITIGFGLRNTPDYEQVIGEMMRVIRPGGKVACLDTSHPTLPIYKQLYWFYFKHIMPRIGQLFSKHRKEYQWLNDSTEKFLSKKELKDLFLKVGLTNVKVKSYAGGSSALHIGVKPE, encoded by the coding sequence ATGGCAAAAAAGCAAATGAATAAAGAAGAAAAAGTATATGAAACCTTTCAGACAATTTCCAAAGACTATGACAAATTAAATGATATCATTAGCTTTAATATGCATAAGAGATGGAAGAGAGATACTATAAAGGAGTTGGATGTAGTAGAAAATTCCAAGATGTTAGATGTATGTTGTGGTACAGGAGATTTTAGCCTTATGTTATCTTTAGAAAGGGATAAAAAAATAAGGGTTACTGGACTGGATTTCTCAGAGAATATGATATCTGTTGCAAGAGAGAAAAAGGAAAAACTTAAATTAGACAATGTTGAGTTTGTACATGGAAATGCCATGGAGTTGCCCTTTAAAGATAATACTTTTGATCATATAACTATAGGGTTCGGATTAAGAAATACGCCTGATTATGAGCAGGTTATTGGTGAAATGATGCGTGTTATAAGGCCAGGTGGGAAAGTGGCTTGTCTAGATACATCACATCCTACTCTGCCCATATATAAACAATTATATTGGTTTTACTTTAAGCATATTATGCCAAGAATAGGCCAATTATTTTCAAAGCACAGAAAAGAGTATCAGTGGCTAAATGATTCTACTGAAAAGTTTTTAAGTAAAAAAGAATTAAAAGATCTATTTTTAAAAGTAGGTCTTACAAATGTAAAAGTAAAATCATATGCAGGGGGTTCTTCGGCTTTACATATAGGAGTAAAGCCTGAATAA
- the tatC gene encoding twin-arginine translocase subunit TatC, whose amino-acid sequence MTDHEEKGIDHLIELRKRFIRVLLFFVIILIGAFTFVPEILDFIKLTASAVDVDLNVFNITDPLLLHLKVASLVAFIASFPYLIIELWLFIRPGLTKNERRFVYKYIPMIFILFTLGIGFAYFVLVPYYIMFSQQLAGNTDLNIVMGANKYIDFLSKMLLYFGLIFQFPVLVFILSYIGIVSSGLLTVIRKYAYFALLITSAFITPPDPVSMGIALVPLAFLYEISILLCKLNERKRRKKLKTS is encoded by the coding sequence ATGACAGACCATGAAGAAAAAGGTATAGACCATTTAATAGAACTACGTAAACGATTTATAAGAGTTTTACTCTTTTTTGTTATTATATTAATTGGTGCTTTTACTTTCGTTCCTGAAATTCTTGATTTTATAAAATTAACAGCTAGTGCAGTAGATGTAGACTTAAATGTATTTAACATTACAGATCCTCTACTACTACATCTTAAAGTGGCATCACTTGTTGCCTTTATTGCTTCTTTTCCATATCTAATCATAGAACTATGGTTATTTATTAGACCCGGTTTAACAAAAAACGAAAGAAGATTTGTGTATAAATATATTCCAATGATTTTTATTCTTTTTACTTTAGGAATAGGATTTGCTTATTTCGTTCTTGTTCCATATTATATTATGTTTTCTCAACAACTTGCAGGAAACACTGATTTAAATATTGTTATGGGAGCTAATAAATATATTGATTTTTTAAGTAAAATGTTATTATATTTTGGACTTATTTTTCAATTTCCTGTGTTAGTTTTTATTCTTTCATATATTGGGATCGTAAGTTCAGGATTATTAACTGTTATTCGTAAATATGCTTATTTTGCCTTATTAATTACTTCTGCATTCATTACACCACCAGATCCAGTGTCAATGGGAATTGCTTTAGTTCCCTTAGCATTTCTTTATGAAATTAGTATATTGTTATGTAAATTAAATGAGAGAAAAAGAAGAAAGAAACTAAAAACTAGCTAA